From the genome of Magnolia sinica isolate HGM2019 chromosome 12, MsV1, whole genome shotgun sequence:
TTAACAATTTCTGCTTTTAGGCAACTGTCTTCAAGGAAtgaatctagactgtccatagTTACAAACTTACGACCTATGGGATGCCCTAAAAGAATCACACCagtcagatgatcctatccacctGAAAAGTAGCCGTCTATTTTTTTATGACCATCTTTTATCTGAGTTGTatgccatggatggatggttaagatcatctgttGAAAGTGATtcgttagaatcataagcaatccattatAAGGGAGCTTTTGATTTTTTGGACGTGCTGTTTCCAGGCATGCCCTTGAATCATTTCTACCAAAGAGATAAGTGGACTCTCTAGCACTGAACTGTACCTGTACATTACACATTAATACGTTGCTAAAAAAGCACCAAACTTATTCCATTACGAATCTCTTTTCTCATTAATACATATGATTAGTACATGATTTATTACTAGCCTTGACTAATATGTTTATTAGAATAGAAAGGCCTAATCACAATAGCCTTTCATCTCAAAATTAATGCACTACTGAAACTTAAGAGCAGTTAAAATCAGAACTTTGTACTTAGGCTTAAAAAGTGTTGAAGAATAGACAATCCATACAAAGTAAGACAGTTAGTTCAAGACATACAGGTATGATAGAGGGAGACCAGCCAAGAAGTTAACTGATCCAGTAAATTGGTTGCTCTGCAGGTCACTGACAGAATTAACCATGGATCGTTAATGGTATCAACTCACATTGCAATAAAAAAATTGGATAGATTGAAGAAACTTAGCAGAAATTGTAAATTGCACTGTGTGCTCATATTAGTCTTTCCAAATGTATAAACCTGGGCAAATCTCAACCAAATAGAGAAAAGATCATCTAATAATTAACACCAGGACAAACTGTAGAGTCATCTGATTTGCATGACCATTCCTTCAAAACTAAGAAATGTCTTTGAAAACTATCAAACCTCACCAAGATTATATGACCACGATGCAACTAGCAGTTTAGAATCTGCCTGAAACATGTCACAATTAAACAACTAACAAACCTCACCTTTTTCACCAATCCTACTCTTCCAACAGTCCATAGAAGTTTACCACAAAGGTGAAAAAGGTGGAATAAACTTTAGATAAAATTAAACAACTTCAAcatatcaacagattagatgttaaAGAAGATTGTTGGTAATGTATACATAaattttcagttctgacaagtgggacCATGCTTTAGAAATCCATTCTTACCCTAATTTTCTAATATACcagtaaaagaagaaagaaacttcAACAAACCAACAATAACAACAATCCTATTAAAACACATTAACACCCAACAAACAGTAAATGCTCAATAAACATGAAAAGACCATGAAAACACAAAGCAGAAGGAAACCAACCTGTAGATCATAGTCAATTGAACCTCACCAAAGTAAACTTGATATGAAAGTCCTTAAATAGAAGATAGGgctgtaaaaatataataatttattaaaatcaaGAAGAACACAATAAGTAAAAGTAAATTATATGACAAAATTATATTGATCAAACGTTTACCTGATTCAAGAGCTTCAATTTCAGCCATATTTTCTTCAACTTGAATTGGGAGAGGTGAAGCACGTAACCAATCTTGTGCACAAATTAAGCATTTCACAAGCTTAGGGGTAAGAGAACTATGGAATTGATCTAGAACATGACCTCCAGTACTAAAAGCCGATTCAGAAGCAACGGTAGATACAGGAATGGCTAAAATATCCCTTGCAACTTGAGAAAGAACTCGATACTTTGAGCTATTCACTTTCcaccaattcaaaatttcaaagtttGGATCATCCTTTTCACAAGATTCCTCCAAATATTTGTCCACTTCAGACTTGCCTCCataattctcttcttcttctaaatGTTTTTGAAACTTCGATTTGAGAGAAATTAATTGCTCACTTGTACAACTAATTGATTAGTCGACATTTATGTCAAAAATTGCTTGACTTGAAGAAGAATCAACTGACTGCAACTTTTGATACTCATCATAAATACGATTGAATGTCTCTCTTATCTTCTTAGTGAGCTCAATCACCATGGCAGGTTCGTAAACTTCAGAATAACAAAACTTCACATATTTTAATTTATAACAGGGATCCAACACAACAACAATCAATAACATCATATTCACCTTGTCAATATTTCCCTAATACTTC
Proteins encoded in this window:
- the LOC131220040 gene encoding zinc finger BED domain-containing protein DAYSLEEPER-like gives rise to the protein MGAARRDTIGKSVPAFSTGSSDRSSYHWDPSSSRGNDDHREDTYLPNRVNSSKKPRTAIPLALAAPLRSSIAGRLSLAISNLDLNFNNGFFIIICDVYEPAMVIELTKKIRETFNRIYDEYQKLHCTSEQLISLKSKFQKHLEEEENYGGKSEVDKYLEESCEKDDPNFEILNWWKVNSSKYRVLSQVARDILAIPVSTVASESAFSTGGHVLDQFHSSLTPKLVKCLICAQDWLRASPLPIQVEENMAEIEALESALSSI